One genomic segment of Streptomyces sp. NBC_00239 includes these proteins:
- a CDS encoding amidohydrolase: MTGPSTSMPVAGLVPAPRREHEHADLLVRNAKVFTGDPDRPEARAVALRGGRVAALGDDHDLAHLVGPGTKVVDALGRRVIPGLNDSHLHVIRGGLNYVLELRWDGVRTLRHALAMLREQAGRTPKGQWIRVVGGWTAEQFAERRMPTVAELNAAAPDTPVFVLHLYQSALMNRAAVRAAGFTRDTPDPRGGQIVRGRDGEPNGVLLAAPSALILYSTLAKAPTLDEADKRTSTRHFLRELNRFGLTSAVDAAGGFQNFPDNYATVVDLARSGELTLRIAYHLFPQTAGQELADLKRWTEMVKPGEGDEWLRLNGAGENLTWAAADFENFSEPRPELAAGYEAEFESAVRLLLENGWGFRLHATYDETIRRDLAVFEKLAAEGLFPGGNRWLFDHAETVSADSLDRIATLGGALSVQNRMSFQGTAFRDRYGAEAAAHTPPVRAMLDRGLTVAAGTDATRVSSYNPWVALHWLVAGRTVGGTALYPAGNLIDRETALGLYTRGGAQLTGEADVKGTLREGTYGDLAILSDDFLTVPEDVIPDIESVLTVVGGRIVYATAEYEGLDEAIPPVTPGWSPVAHFGGYQSGARQASAVAEAVAESEQHRRWRVARGSVPDSAPSLVDPCFDH, encoded by the coding sequence ATGACCGGGCCGTCGACGAGCATGCCGGTGGCGGGCCTCGTCCCCGCCCCGCGTCGGGAACACGAGCACGCCGACCTCCTCGTCCGCAACGCCAAGGTGTTCACCGGTGACCCCGACCGCCCCGAGGCCCGTGCCGTCGCCCTCCGCGGCGGCAGGGTCGCGGCCCTCGGCGACGACCACGACCTCGCCCACCTCGTCGGGCCGGGAACGAAGGTCGTGGACGCCCTCGGCCGCCGGGTGATCCCCGGCCTCAACGACTCGCACCTGCATGTCATCCGGGGCGGCCTGAACTACGTCCTGGAGCTGCGCTGGGACGGCGTACGAACCCTGCGACACGCCCTCGCGATGCTGCGCGAGCAGGCCGGCCGCACCCCGAAGGGGCAGTGGATCCGCGTGGTGGGCGGCTGGACCGCCGAGCAGTTCGCCGAGCGCAGGATGCCGACCGTCGCGGAGCTGAACGCCGCCGCCCCCGACACCCCGGTCTTCGTCCTGCACCTGTACCAGTCGGCGCTGATGAACCGCGCCGCGGTGCGGGCAGCCGGCTTCACCCGCGACACCCCGGATCCCCGCGGCGGGCAGATCGTCCGCGGCCGGGACGGCGAACCCAACGGCGTGCTCCTCGCGGCGCCGAGCGCCCTCATCCTGTACTCGACCCTGGCCAAGGCGCCGACACTCGACGAGGCCGACAAGCGGACGTCGACGCGCCACTTCCTGCGCGAGCTGAACCGCTTCGGACTGACGTCCGCGGTCGACGCCGCCGGCGGGTTCCAGAACTTCCCCGACAACTACGCGACGGTCGTCGACCTCGCCCGGTCGGGAGAGCTGACGCTCCGGATCGCCTACCACCTCTTCCCGCAGACCGCCGGGCAGGAACTCGCCGACCTGAAGCGCTGGACCGAGATGGTCAAGCCCGGGGAGGGGGACGAGTGGCTCCGCCTCAACGGCGCGGGAGAGAACCTGACCTGGGCCGCCGCCGACTTCGAGAACTTCTCCGAGCCCCGGCCCGAGCTCGCCGCAGGGTACGAGGCCGAGTTCGAGAGCGCCGTCCGGCTTCTCCTCGAGAACGGCTGGGGCTTCCGGCTCCACGCGACCTACGACGAGACGATCCGCCGCGACCTGGCCGTCTTCGAGAAGCTCGCCGCGGAAGGACTCTTCCCCGGCGGCAACCGCTGGCTCTTCGACCACGCGGAGACCGTCTCGGCCGACAGCCTCGACCGGATCGCGACCCTCGGCGGCGCCCTGTCCGTCCAGAACCGCATGTCCTTCCAGGGCACCGCCTTCCGCGACCGCTACGGCGCCGAGGCCGCCGCCCACACCCCGCCCGTCCGGGCCATGCTCGACCGGGGCCTGACCGTCGCCGCAGGCACCGACGCCACCCGCGTCTCCTCGTACAACCCGTGGGTCGCCCTCCACTGGCTGGTCGCCGGGCGCACCGTCGGCGGCACGGCCCTCTACCCGGCCGGCAACCTGATCGACCGGGAGACCGCCCTCGGTCTCTACACCCGGGGCGGAGCGCAGCTCACCGGCGAGGCGGACGTCAAGGGAACCCTGCGGGAGGGGACTTACGGCGACCTCGCGATCCTCTCCGACGACTTCCTCACCGTGCCCGAGGACGTCATCCCCGACATCGAGTCCGTCCTCACCGTCGTCGGCGGCCGGATCGTCTACGCGACCGCCGAGTACGAGGGGCTCGACGAGGCCATCCCGCCGGTGACCCCCGGGTGGAGCCCGGTGGCCCACTTCGGCGGGTACCAGAGCGGTGCCCGCCAGGCATCGGCCGTGGCCGAGGCCGTCGCCGAGTCCGAGCAGCACCGCCGCTGGCGCGTCGCACGCGGCTCCGTTCCCGACTCGGCGCCGTCCCTCGTCGATCCCTGCTTCGATCACTGA
- a CDS encoding alpha/beta fold hydrolase, producing the protein MAEPAPAPSGPYLRDVEHVALLDHDLVPGRPGVRGAGAPLLLLHGLEDDRTQLRFLSDALCPEGEFALLPTLRDHPPSPAPAWGYSPLDYAADVHRLTDCLRSPAHVIGYSYGALVGLVHAVAMGPARVRSVVVLDQSLERRPARIEGGEWAESSFLKWEFDYTHLLGMLTAAGIPVLVVIPAESHVIPPAERAALLARRDPGFSCVVMPGVHADVVRPDGPVTSIIEDFYATHCPLPPKENA; encoded by the coding sequence GTGGCTGAACCGGCACCGGCTCCTTCCGGGCCCTACCTGCGCGACGTCGAGCACGTCGCCCTGCTCGACCACGACCTCGTCCCGGGACGCCCCGGTGTGCGCGGGGCCGGCGCTCCCCTCCTCCTGCTGCACGGACTGGAGGACGACAGGACGCAGCTGCGCTTCCTCAGCGACGCGCTGTGTCCCGAGGGCGAGTTCGCCCTGCTGCCCACGCTGCGCGACCATCCGCCGAGTCCGGCGCCCGCGTGGGGGTACTCGCCGCTCGACTACGCCGCCGACGTGCACCGCCTCACCGACTGCCTCCGCTCGCCCGCCCATGTCATCGGCTACTCGTACGGCGCGCTGGTCGGTCTGGTCCACGCCGTGGCGATGGGCCCCGCCCGGGTCCGCAGCGTCGTCGTGCTCGACCAGTCCCTGGAGCGGCGGCCGGCCCGGATCGAGGGCGGCGAATGGGCCGAGTCGAGCTTCCTCAAGTGGGAGTTCGACTACACCCACCTCCTCGGGATGCTGACGGCGGCCGGCATCCCCGTACTCGTGGTGATCCCCGCCGAAAGCCATGTGATTCCGCCGGCCGAGCGGGCCGCGCTCCTCGCGCGCCGCGATCCGGGCTTCTCCTGCGTGGTGATGCCCGGCGTGCACGCGGACGTCGTGCGCCCGGACGGCCCGGTCACCTCGATCATCGAAGACTTCTACGCCACGCACTGCCCGCTCCCCCCGAAGGAGAACGCATGA
- a CDS encoding FAD-dependent oxidoreductase, whose amino-acid sequence MDTYDVVAVGGGPAGEVVADRTARAGLTAVVVEAEAVGGECSYRGCVPSKALLRPGAARAAARSADGARQAVTAALDPARVLARRAGPHITEAGAPHALAVCPPAVVTYVVPDAVRAARRSPDPRTLVHPEKENPL is encoded by the coding sequence ATGGACACCTACGACGTCGTCGCGGTCGGCGGCGGTCCGGCCGGCGAGGTCGTCGCCGATCGGACCGCCCGGGCGGGGCTGACCGCCGTCGTCGTCGAGGCCGAGGCGGTCGGCGGCGAGTGTTCCTACCGCGGGTGCGTGCCGAGCAAGGCCCTGCTGCGACCCGGCGCCGCCCGCGCGGCGGCCCGGTCGGCCGACGGGGCCCGGCAGGCGGTCACGGCGGCACTCGACCCGGCGCGCGTCCTGGCCCGGCGCGCCGGCCCGCACATCACCGAAGCGGGCGCGCCGCACGCCCTGGCCGTCTGCCCTCCGGCCGTGGTCACCTACGTGGTCCCCGACGCCGTACGGGCGGCCCGCCGATCCCCCGACCCGCGCACTCTCGTGCATCCCGAGAAGGAGAACCCCTTGTGA
- a CDS encoding condensation domain-containing protein, which yields MTRDAGHEQMIRTRVLDIHRAVLEDDSLLAEDNFYDMGGDSLLSLQVLGRIERELGVKVPPRTFFTAECIAEVADRVAELTQVGPADDAPRRAGGHAGRASMAQEWALLSSLRDPRAPILQFHAVFRVSGPLDTQRLEAALNRVCERHGSLRTSFTAVDDTARQAVDPGARADLTVVDRRGVPDAEVDDFLRGYVREPFDRSRAPLWRTLVVRREDAQALLVFVFDHMIADGWSLDTFVEDLSAAYEGVELPDREGQSGPYADWAAGQWESWEGSRAGELVDYWRDQLPTDPADFALRLPGYRGAEELSKPSSLVWDLDPATARGLRTACQELRATAYCVAMSVVKALVAHATRQRRVTLLTTNANRLDGAYQSTIGWFANGVFPTTDVDLSGTFRELVSAVQASILGATAHGDMPAMFVRRRIWPELPAGFRKDPGVYFMYNDVWGGGLRFGAGVTVSTHHLSEDADSPGLHMWLLREGETLRLQALHYESEYPAEYVEGFAGCLVKALDLLTGRPDRPIRDLLDPEEFAAVRG from the coding sequence ATGACCCGCGATGCCGGTCACGAGCAGATGATCCGCACCAGGGTCCTCGACATCCACCGCGCCGTCCTGGAGGACGATTCGCTCCTCGCGGAGGACAACTTCTACGACATGGGCGGCGACAGCCTGCTCTCCCTCCAGGTGCTGGGCCGCATCGAGCGGGAACTGGGCGTGAAGGTGCCCCCGCGGACGTTCTTCACGGCGGAGTGCATCGCCGAAGTCGCGGACCGGGTGGCCGAGTTGACGCAGGTCGGTCCTGCCGACGACGCGCCCCGCCGGGCGGGCGGCCACGCCGGTCGTGCCTCCATGGCCCAGGAGTGGGCGCTGCTCTCCTCGCTGCGCGACCCCCGGGCGCCGATACTCCAGTTCCACGCCGTGTTCCGGGTCTCGGGCCCCCTCGACACGCAGCGGCTGGAGGCCGCCCTGAACCGGGTCTGCGAGCGGCACGGATCGCTGCGCACGTCCTTCACGGCGGTGGACGACACGGCCCGGCAGGCCGTCGACCCCGGGGCGCGGGCGGATCTGACGGTCGTGGACCGACGCGGTGTGCCGGACGCGGAAGTCGACGACTTCCTGCGCGGGTACGTCCGGGAGCCCTTCGACCGGTCCCGCGCCCCGCTGTGGCGGACGCTCGTGGTGCGCCGCGAGGACGCACAGGCCCTGCTGGTGTTCGTGTTCGACCACATGATCGCGGACGGCTGGTCGCTCGACACCTTCGTCGAAGACCTCTCCGCCGCCTACGAGGGGGTCGAACTCCCGGACCGCGAGGGCCAGTCCGGGCCGTACGCCGACTGGGCCGCCGGACAGTGGGAGAGCTGGGAGGGGTCCCGGGCCGGGGAGCTGGTCGACTACTGGCGGGACCAACTGCCGACGGATCCCGCAGACTTCGCGCTGCGGCTGCCCGGCTACCGGGGCGCCGAGGAACTGTCGAAGCCCTCGTCCCTGGTGTGGGACCTGGACCCGGCGACGGCCCGCGGCCTGCGTACCGCCTGCCAGGAGCTGCGGGCCACCGCGTACTGCGTGGCCATGTCCGTGGTGAAGGCCCTCGTCGCCCACGCCACCCGGCAGCGGCGCGTGACCCTGCTGACCACCAACGCGAACCGGCTGGACGGCGCGTACCAGAGCACCATCGGCTGGTTCGCCAACGGCGTCTTCCCGACCACCGACGTGGACCTCTCCGGCACCTTCCGGGAGTTGGTGTCCGCCGTGCAGGCAAGCATCCTGGGCGCGACCGCGCACGGCGACATGCCCGCCATGTTCGTACGGCGCAGGATCTGGCCGGAGCTGCCCGCGGGATTCCGCAAGGACCCCGGGGTGTACTTCATGTACAACGACGTGTGGGGCGGCGGCCTCCGCTTCGGTGCCGGCGTGACCGTGTCGACGCACCACCTCTCCGAGGACGCGGACTCGCCCGGCCTGCACATGTGGCTGCTGCGCGAGGGCGAAACCCTGCGCCTGCAGGCCCTGCACTACGAGTCCGAGTACCCGGCCGAGTACGTCGAGGGGTTCGCCGGCTGCCTGGTGAAGGCCCTGGACCTGCTCACCGGCCGGCCGGACCGGCCGATCCGCGACCTGCTGGACCCCGAGGAGTTCGCCGCCGTACGCGGCTGA
- a CDS encoding GPR1/FUN34/YaaH family transporter: MSAASPAADGGDTPAALPDVPPGRRFEPDLRSMTRINLRPIASPMPLGFFTIAIASVMTGCLQLGIFDETARSAVALTVLPAFALQLLVSFLAFGARDVIAATLMAVFAGSWLPYSLIMLSGAADGLQVLGVFNLALLCFGALMTAVTRPKRALWFVLAVSLPRWAATGLAGITGVEWLTRMSGALGLVVALVAMYTAFALMLEDMRSEQVLPIGRSGPAHLAVEGDLSVQLRNLERQAGVRRTL; the protein is encoded by the coding sequence ATGTCCGCAGCCTCCCCCGCCGCCGACGGCGGCGACACGCCGGCAGCCCTGCCGGACGTTCCCCCGGGACGCCGTTTCGAGCCGGACCTCCGGTCGATGACACGCATCAACCTGCGCCCCATCGCCTCGCCCATGCCGCTCGGCTTCTTCACGATAGCCATCGCCTCCGTGATGACAGGCTGCCTGCAGCTCGGGATCTTCGACGAGACGGCCCGCAGCGCCGTCGCCCTCACCGTGCTGCCGGCCTTCGCCCTGCAACTCCTGGTGAGCTTCCTGGCCTTCGGCGCCCGTGACGTGATCGCGGCGACGCTGATGGCGGTGTTCGCCGGCAGCTGGCTCCCCTACTCGCTCATCATGCTCAGCGGCGCGGCCGACGGCCTCCAGGTCCTCGGCGTGTTCAACCTGGCGCTCCTGTGCTTCGGGGCCCTGATGACCGCCGTGACCCGGCCCAAGCGCGCGCTGTGGTTCGTCCTCGCGGTCTCCCTGCCCCGCTGGGCGGCCACCGGCCTCGCGGGCATCACCGGCGTCGAATGGCTGACGCGCATGTCCGGCGCGCTCGGCCTCGTGGTGGCGCTCGTCGCGATGTACACGGCGTTCGCCCTGATGCTCGAGGACATGCGCAGCGAGCAGGTCCTGCCCATCGGCCGCAGCGGCCCCGCCCACCTCGCCGTGGAAGGCGACCTGTCCGTCCAACTCCGCAACCTGGAACGCCAGGCAGGCGTACGCCGCACGCTCTGA
- a CDS encoding hydrolase, whose translation MFDITKVQAAPSKDLLTPDNAVMVFVDHQPQMFFGTGSGDRAAIINSTVGLAKAARAFDVPAVLTTVAAESFSGPLLPQLAEVFPENETIDRTTMNAWEDEALVAAVKATGRKKIILSGLWTEVCLVLPALSALEQGYEVYVVTDASGGVSPAAHEHALQRMIAAGAVPVTWVQVLLELQRDWARQETYGAVMEIVKAHAGAYGLGVVYAQSIIGAHAAG comes from the coding sequence ATGTTCGACATCACCAAGGTGCAGGCCGCCCCGAGCAAGGACCTGCTCACGCCCGACAACGCGGTCATGGTCTTCGTGGACCACCAGCCGCAGATGTTCTTCGGCACCGGAAGCGGCGACCGCGCCGCGATCATCAACAGCACCGTGGGTCTCGCCAAGGCGGCTCGGGCCTTCGACGTGCCGGCCGTCCTGACCACGGTGGCCGCCGAGTCGTTCTCCGGGCCCCTGCTGCCGCAGCTCGCCGAGGTGTTCCCCGAGAACGAGACCATCGACCGCACCACCATGAACGCCTGGGAGGACGAGGCGCTCGTGGCGGCGGTCAAGGCGACCGGGCGCAAGAAGATCATCCTGTCGGGTCTGTGGACCGAGGTCTGCCTCGTGCTGCCCGCGCTCTCGGCGCTCGAGCAGGGGTACGAGGTGTACGTCGTGACCGACGCCTCCGGTGGCGTCAGCCCGGCCGCCCACGAGCACGCGCTGCAGCGGATGATCGCCGCCGGCGCCGTCCCGGTGACCTGGGTCCAGGTCCTCCTGGAGCTGCAGCGCGACTGGGCCCGTCAGGAGACGTACGGCGCGGTCATGGAGATCGTCAAGGCCCACGCGGGTGCGTACGGCCTGGGCGTCGTGTACGCGCAGAGCATCATCGGCGCGCACGCAGCCGGCTGA
- a CDS encoding DoxX family membrane protein — protein MDTGILILRLLVGLLVAGHGVQKISSHLGGKGLEGGTEEFRADGFRGGALTALAAGGGQIGSGLLLAAGLLTPLAATGAIGVMTVALTVKRRHGLWVQNDGYEYPLVLIGTAAALAATGPGAWSLDAALGLAPYPLWWAALALVAGLGSGLLTRLVLHRTAAPAIAER, from the coding sequence GTGGACACCGGCATTCTGATCCTGCGTCTGCTGGTGGGACTGCTCGTCGCCGGCCACGGTGTGCAGAAGATCAGCTCGCACCTGGGCGGCAAGGGACTCGAGGGCGGCACGGAGGAGTTCCGCGCCGACGGCTTCCGCGGCGGCGCCCTCACCGCCCTGGCGGCGGGCGGTGGTCAGATCGGATCGGGCCTGCTGCTCGCGGCCGGCCTCCTGACCCCGCTCGCCGCGACCGGCGCCATCGGGGTCATGACGGTCGCGCTCACCGTGAAACGGCGCCACGGGCTCTGGGTGCAGAACGACGGGTACGAGTACCCGCTCGTCCTCATCGGCACCGCCGCCGCCCTCGCCGCCACCGGCCCCGGCGCCTGGTCCCTCGACGCTGCCCTCGGCCTCGCGCCGTACCCGCTGTGGTGGGCCGCCCTCGCGCTCGTGGCCGGTCTCGGCAGCGGACTCCTCACCCGGCTCGTCCTGCACCGGACCGCCGCCCCGGCGATCGCCGAGCGCTGA
- a CDS encoding Dps family protein, whose product MDTRTPPHGGGQPLLHQKGAETQAFGTLKQLPIGLGHDTRMYACQRLNRVLADTQILHSLYKKHHWLMRGATFYSLHVMLDKHAEAQLAIVDALAERVQSLGGVAVGDPRHVAELTAIPRPPDGVEPVPVMLSRLLDAHERILIDGRDAAARLSGEGDEGSADLLVSDVIRTGEAQVWFLAEHLVDTPLVRG is encoded by the coding sequence ATGGACACCCGCACGCCCCCGCACGGCGGCGGCCAGCCGCTGCTGCACCAGAAGGGCGCCGAGACCCAGGCGTTCGGCACGCTCAAGCAGTTGCCGATCGGCCTCGGCCACGACACCCGCATGTACGCCTGCCAGCGGCTGAACCGCGTCCTCGCCGACACGCAGATCCTCCACTCCCTCTACAAGAAGCACCACTGGCTCATGCGAGGGGCGACCTTCTACTCGCTCCACGTCATGCTGGACAAGCACGCGGAGGCCCAGCTGGCCATCGTGGACGCGCTGGCCGAGCGGGTCCAGAGCCTCGGCGGCGTCGCCGTCGGGGACCCGCGCCACGTCGCGGAACTGACGGCGATCCCCCGTCCGCCGGACGGCGTCGAGCCGGTGCCCGTCATGCTGTCGCGGCTCCTCGACGCGCACGAGCGGATCCTGATCGACGGCCGGGACGCCGCCGCCCGGCTCTCCGGAGAGGGCGACGAGGGCAGCGCCGACCTGCTCGTCTCCGATGTCATCCGCACCGGCGAGGCGCAGGTGTGGTTCCTGGCCGAGCACCTCGTGGACACCCCTCTGGTGCGCGGCTGA
- a CDS encoding alpha/beta fold hydrolase codes for MPRHARPTVVLVHGAFADASSFARVIPELTAAGMEVVAPAVPNRGLVDDAAYIASVIRAVEGPVILVGHSYGGAVITLAGTEDNVRALVYLAGYALEEGESLGELQGRFPDSGLADALVHTPFPVAGSTETGTDVSVAVDRFPSLFAADVDPDLAAVLAVSQRPLAARAFSEAAPVAAWKTKPSWGLVASSDRTINPDVERYGYERAGMTTVEVDSSHLVMLAQPKAVAELIQDAARSTAH; via the coding sequence ATGCCCCGACACGCCCGCCCCACCGTCGTCCTGGTCCACGGCGCCTTCGCCGACGCCTCCAGCTTCGCCCGCGTCATCCCCGAACTGACCGCCGCCGGCATGGAAGTGGTGGCCCCGGCCGTGCCCAACCGCGGCCTCGTCGACGACGCCGCGTACATCGCCTCGGTGATCCGCGCCGTCGAAGGCCCCGTGATCCTGGTCGGGCACTCCTACGGCGGCGCCGTCATCACCCTCGCCGGGACGGAGGACAACGTCCGCGCACTGGTGTACCTGGCGGGATACGCGCTGGAGGAAGGAGAGAGCCTGGGCGAGCTGCAGGGCCGCTTCCCCGACTCCGGCCTCGCCGACGCGCTCGTCCACACCCCGTTCCCGGTGGCCGGCTCCACCGAGACCGGCACCGACGTCTCGGTGGCGGTCGACCGGTTCCCCTCCCTCTTCGCGGCGGACGTCGACCCCGACCTCGCCGCGGTGCTCGCCGTCTCCCAGCGCCCCCTGGCCGCACGTGCCTTCTCGGAGGCGGCGCCCGTCGCGGCGTGGAAGACCAAGCCCTCGTGGGGCCTGGTCGCCTCCTCCGACCGCACGATCAACCCCGATGTGGAGCGCTACGGGTACGAGCGCGCCGGCATGACCACCGTCGAGGTCGACTCCTCCCATCTGGTCATGCTCGCCCAGCCCAAGGCCGTGGCGGAGCTGATCCAGGACGCGGCCCGGTCCACCGCCCACTGA
- a CDS encoding ABC transporter substrate-binding protein: MRFGARLALAVIALAALATACGVPQDSVSRSQIASDCGPYARYGKHPGSKVTVYAENRDREADLFEETWADFADCTGIDVQYEGDGEFEAQIQLRVDGGSAPDVAFFPQPGLLERFARAGKLKPASAGVVALAKQGWSADWNGYATVDGTLYGTPLVANVKSFVWYSPKFFRDRGLSVPRTWSELMAVTEKAAASGVKPWCAGIESAEATGWPVTDWIEDVLLRQQGTDVYDQWVAHTIPFNDPRVIRAMDTVGSILKNDRYANGGFGPARSMASISFQEAGTPVLSGDCAMHRQASFYAGMWPKGTEIGPDKDVYAFLLPGADPAGRPVLGGGVFTATFADRPEVRAFQEYLASAAFANARMKRGPFVSANRGVDPANAATPVDRLSIRLLQDPRTQFRFDGSDLMPASVGAGTFWKGAVDWIGGASTRQVADSIERSWPSR; the protein is encoded by the coding sequence ATGAGGTTCGGCGCGAGGCTCGCGCTCGCCGTCATCGCCCTCGCCGCCCTTGCCACCGCCTGCGGTGTTCCGCAGGACAGTGTTTCCCGGTCGCAGATCGCCTCGGACTGCGGGCCGTACGCCAGGTACGGCAAGCACCCCGGCAGCAAGGTCACCGTCTACGCGGAGAACCGGGACCGGGAAGCCGACCTGTTCGAAGAGACCTGGGCGGACTTCGCGGACTGCACGGGAATCGACGTCCAGTACGAGGGGGACGGGGAGTTCGAGGCCCAGATCCAGCTGCGGGTCGACGGCGGGAGTGCGCCGGACGTGGCGTTCTTCCCGCAGCCCGGGCTCCTGGAACGCTTCGCGCGGGCGGGGAAGCTCAAGCCCGCGAGCGCCGGGGTCGTGGCCCTCGCGAAGCAGGGCTGGTCGGCTGACTGGAACGGCTACGCGACCGTGGACGGCACCCTCTACGGCACGCCGCTGGTCGCGAACGTGAAGTCGTTCGTCTGGTACTCGCCGAAGTTCTTCCGCGACAGGGGACTGAGCGTTCCCCGCACGTGGTCCGAACTGATGGCCGTGACGGAGAAGGCCGCGGCGTCGGGCGTCAAGCCGTGGTGCGCGGGCATCGAGTCCGCCGAGGCGACCGGCTGGCCCGTGACGGACTGGATCGAGGACGTCCTGCTGCGCCAGCAGGGCACGGACGTCTACGACCAGTGGGTCGCCCACACGATCCCGTTCAACGATCCGCGGGTGATCAGGGCCATGGACACCGTGGGGTCCATCCTCAAGAACGATCGGTACGCCAACGGCGGTTTCGGTCCGGCCCGTTCGATGGCGTCGATCTCCTTCCAGGAGGCAGGCACACCGGTTCTCTCCGGCGACTGTGCGATGCACCGCCAGGCCTCGTTCTACGCCGGCATGTGGCCGAAGGGCACCGAGATCGGACCGGACAAGGACGTCTACGCCTTCCTCCTGCCGGGAGCCGACCCGGCCGGCCGCCCCGTACTGGGCGGTGGGGTGTTCACCGCGACGTTCGCCGACCGTCCCGAAGTGCGGGCGTTCCAGGAGTACCTGGCCTCCGCGGCCTTCGCGAACGCGCGCATGAAGAGGGGCCCGTTCGTCTCGGCGAACAGGGGCGTGGATCCGGCGAACGCCGCGACCCCGGTCGACAGGCTCTCCATCCGGCTGCTCCAGGACCCCAGGACACAGTTCAGGTTCGACGGTTCCGACCTGATGCCCGCGTCGGTCGGCGCCGGGACGTTCTGGAAGGGAGCCGTCGACTGGATCGGCGGCGCGAGCACCCGCCAGGTCGCCGACTCCATCGAACGGTCCTGGCCGAGCCGCTGA